A portion of the Faecalibacterium sp. I3-3-89 genome contains these proteins:
- a CDS encoding transposon-encoded TnpW family protein, which yields MSNKASTPANASPLTVKEAEQPDIVKKIGNTTYRVKIHFSTTSKETMSDKIKRLIMNDCGKIS from the coding sequence ATGAGCAATAAAGCCAGCACCCCCGCAAACGCTTCCCCTCTGACCGTAAAGGAAGCAGAACAGCCCGATATTGTGAAGAAAATCGGAAACACGACCTATCGGGTGAAAATCCACTTCAGCACCACCAGCAAGGAAACTATGAGCGATAAAATCAAGCGGCTTATTATGAACGATTGCGGGAAAATTTCTTAA
- a CDS encoding helix-turn-helix domain-containing protein → MEHYLGKKLKNLRESRNWSQAELAKRLNKAVSTISGYESDAHAIPLDVLVSISLLFGVSTDELLDLETTNVLSLSGLTEEQCNLLRKIRQEYLSPSQRGKDFSKNQMGILHDIISSFG, encoded by the coding sequence ATGGAGCATTATCTTGGTAAAAAGCTAAAAAACTTGAGAGAAAGTCGAAACTGGTCGCAAGCTGAACTTGCAAAGCGGTTGAACAAGGCCGTTTCTACAATTAGCGGCTATGAAAGTGACGCTCATGCTATTCCATTAGATGTTCTTGTTAGTATTTCACTTCTGTTTGGAGTTTCTACCGATGAACTGCTAGATTTAGAAACAACGAATGTCCTTTCGCTTTCTGGACTTACGGAGGAACAGTGTAATCTCTTGAGAAAAATTCGACAAGAGTATCTTTCCCCTAGCCAACGAGGAAAAGACTTTTCTAAGAACCAGATGGGTATCCTCCACGATATTATAAGCTCATTCGGCTAA
- a CDS encoding sigma-70 family RNA polymerase sigma factor — protein MPIINLKEHYPTAHPKDFFVEVSDEVHQFLLSMKRKEDAFARQVSRYHAYHSLDDPAFSAESYLLVPTPTPAEIIERQQHLVNINHTILALSPKQAKRCYDYFYCGISMPSIAEKEGTTVGSVSGSIKSALINLREKCNLFIKP, from the coding sequence ATGCCGATTATCAACTTAAAGGAACACTACCCCACTGCGCATCCAAAAGACTTTTTTGTAGAAGTATCTGATGAAGTCCATCAGTTTCTCTTGTCTATGAAACGCAAAGAGGATGCTTTTGCCAGACAGGTGAGCCGTTACCACGCATATCACTCGCTAGACGATCCCGCTTTTTCTGCTGAGTCGTATCTTCTTGTGCCCACTCCAACACCTGCGGAGATCATAGAACGGCAACAGCATCTTGTGAACATCAACCATACAATTTTAGCTTTGTCTCCAAAACAAGCAAAGCGGTGCTACGATTACTTCTATTGTGGGATTTCCATGCCAAGCATAGCCGAAAAAGAGGGCACAACAGTAGGAAGTGTCTCGGGAAGTATTAAATCTGCTTTAATTAACCTCAGAGAAAAATGCAATTTGTTCATCAAACCCTAA
- a CDS encoding radical SAM/SPASM domain-containing protein has translation MLTTDEKSNRMQTACTYFETHLNVERKNQMVNPTYVDFSIYPYCNLRCDFCYAEAECESTISNHLLKVSDFEDIFEQFDQIGILRVGFEGGEPFLRKDWFEILKLADKHYFNYFVNTNATMIDESIAKKLAQTNVDRICVSLDGPTAQIHDKSRGKSGTFELTKRGIINLMNCGIAVDGIITLTKYNVNYIPETLELMHELGIHEAAIMLLATVGNAKKNVRDCYLTYGELKQFILQMTDLKKQKKLPVSLRIVPVEEGQLPWELYWPLYETGRAEDIKYWVKEDLYYTSTENSFGCTAGKDNFFVNAFGDVYGCSMMSSIPELKAGNIKEHSLIDIWENSKVFSQLRDISIKDIKGACKNCSILKWCKGGCRGCTFAATKDLIESDGRCPYAR, from the coding sequence TTGCTGACAACTGATGAAAAAAGTAATAGAATGCAAACAGCTTGCACGTATTTTGAGACGCATTTAAATGTGGAAAGGAAAAATCAAATGGTAAATCCAACCTACGTAGATTTTTCAATCTACCCATATTGCAATTTGAGGTGTGACTTCTGCTATGCAGAAGCTGAATGTGAATCGACTATTTCAAATCATTTGCTCAAGGTATCGGACTTTGAGGATATCTTTGAGCAGTTTGATCAAATTGGAATTTTACGCGTTGGATTTGAAGGCGGTGAACCCTTTCTACGGAAGGATTGGTTCGAAATCCTCAAATTGGCAGATAAGCACTATTTTAATTACTTTGTCAATACAAATGCAACAATGATCGATGAGTCTATTGCAAAGAAATTGGCGCAAACAAACGTTGATAGAATCTGTGTCAGTTTGGATGGTCCAACTGCTCAAATTCATGATAAATCACGTGGAAAAAGCGGAACATTTGAATTAACCAAAAGAGGAATCATAAACCTGATGAATTGCGGCATTGCAGTCGATGGGATTATAACTCTTACAAAATATAATGTGAATTATATTCCGGAAACATTAGAACTAATGCATGAGTTGGGAATACATGAAGCAGCAATCATGCTCTTAGCTACTGTAGGCAATGCAAAAAAGAATGTCAGAGATTGCTATTTAACATATGGCGAGCTAAAACAATTCATTCTGCAGATGACAGATTTGAAAAAGCAGAAAAAACTTCCAGTTTCGCTGAGGATTGTTCCTGTCGAGGAAGGACAATTACCGTGGGAGCTTTATTGGCCTTTATATGAAACTGGTCGGGCAGAAGATATAAAATATTGGGTCAAAGAGGATTTGTACTATACATCTACTGAAAATAGTTTTGGTTGTACAGCAGGTAAAGACAATTTCTTTGTGAATGCCTTTGGTGATGTGTATGGATGCTCTATGATGTCGTCTATTCCTGAATTGAAAGCTGGAAATATTAAAGAACATTCTTTAATTGATATATGGGAAAATTCAAAAGTATTTAGTCAATTACGAGATATTTCCATTAAAGATATAAAAGGGGCCTGCAAGAATTGTAGTATTCTGAAATGGTGCAAAGGTGGATGCAGGGGCTGCACATTTGCAGCAACTAAAGACCTTATTGAATCAGATGGGCGATGTCCATATGCCCGATAA
- a CDS encoding accessory gene regulator B family protein: MNLIATHLAKRFLKRELIAEESLEWCIYGIEKRLSMFTTWTLLILLGSYCFGFRRTISFAVCFVALRKYSNGYHAKTYIHCLLLSLILQSVSMILIKALPTKFFGFVWIFSDFVILKIAPVNNNQLHLTQSELSALKERIPYVLFFVNLTCIILRSPPIEKTLSNELEGLTAAMLSDALTLLIFVLKKIYGRIIHGNESKKSNEKIS; encoded by the coding sequence ATGAACCTCATTGCAACACACTTGGCAAAAAGGTTTTTGAAGAGGGAGCTAATTGCAGAAGAATCTCTTGAGTGGTGCATTTACGGAATCGAAAAAAGACTGTCAATGTTCACTACATGGACTCTTTTAATCTTATTGGGGAGTTACTGCTTCGGCTTTCGACGAACTATATCTTTTGCTGTTTGTTTTGTTGCATTAAGAAAATATTCAAATGGGTACCATGCAAAAACGTATATCCATTGCTTATTGCTTTCTTTAATTCTCCAATCAGTTTCCATGATACTCATCAAAGCTCTCCCTACTAAATTTTTTGGGTTTGTTTGGATATTCTCTGATTTTGTGATTCTCAAAATTGCTCCTGTTAATAACAATCAATTACATTTAACGCAGTCAGAATTGTCTGCTCTAAAAGAACGAATCCCCTATGTGCTTTTTTTCGTCAACCTAACATGTATAATCTTAAGGTCACCACCAATTGAAAAAACACTTTCTAATGAGCTGGAAGGATTAACAGCTGCAATGTTATCAGATGCCTTGACGCTGCTAATCTTTGTATTAAAGAAAATATATGGGAGGATTATCCATGGAAATGAAAGTAAGAAATCTAATGAAAAAATCTCTTGA
- a CDS encoding LytR/AlgR family response regulator transcription factor, with product MDDKKIIKLQWRIGKMRILICDDEQKLIDLELSILQEYCRSTNIAATFFTFTDSLSAGNIGEFDIAFLDIDMEKLNGIELARKLRSKNPTSIIIFVTNFIQYAPEGYEVNAFRYLLKSDIPYKLIPYFVNSLQEVIDSRQTVTFSISGESIDVQTKNILYLESDKHIIVMHLINDARTEYRFYGNMAVLSDKLQNLGFLRIHKSYLVNMEYIELFQYEKVYLKSGVCVPSSEKKHKELKQLYLKWRGKSRWELS from the coding sequence TTGGATGACAAAAAGATCATCAAATTGCAGTGGAGGATTGGCAAAATGAGAATTTTGATTTGTGATGATGAGCAAAAGTTGATTGACTTAGAGCTTTCTATTCTTCAAGAATATTGTCGGTCCACTAACATCGCTGCAACATTTTTTACATTCACAGATTCCCTAAGTGCTGGAAATATAGGTGAATTTGATATTGCGTTCTTAGATATTGATATGGAGAAACTAAATGGAATTGAGCTGGCTCGAAAATTGCGATCAAAAAACCCGACTTCCATTATTATTTTTGTTACAAACTTCATTCAATACGCCCCTGAAGGCTATGAAGTAAATGCTTTTCGTTATCTATTAAAGTCTGATATTCCTTACAAGCTCATTCCATACTTTGTGAATTCGCTACAAGAAGTTATTGATTCTCGTCAAACCGTTACTTTTTCGATTAGCGGCGAGTCGATAGATGTTCAAACCAAAAACATTTTATATCTAGAATCCGACAAGCATATTATTGTTATGCACTTAATTAATGATGCACGGACTGAGTATCGCTTTTACGGAAATATGGCGGTTCTTTCTGACAAACTTCAAAATCTAGGCTTTCTACGTATACATAAGAGCTACCTAGTAAATATGGAATACATTGAGCTCTTTCAATATGAAAAAGTTTATCTAAAAAGTGGTGTATGTGTTCCATCCAGTGAAAAAAAGCATAAAGAATTGAAACAGCTATACTTAAAATGGAGGGGAAAAAGTCGATGGGAACTTTCTTAA
- a CDS encoding PqqD family protein, with translation MKICKLHNFKRQCTARLDDESTGFLSTNGKVYILNNISYEILLMLEGGNSQEEIINQLCQKYSVSSDTVSPDVEEFMNQLKKLDLL, from the coding sequence ATGAAAATTTGTAAATTACATAATTTCAAAAGACAATGTACTGCACGATTAGATGACGAAAGTACGGGATTTCTCTCCACAAATGGCAAAGTATATATATTGAATAACATCAGTTACGAAATATTATTAATGCTGGAAGGCGGAAATAGTCAAGAAGAAATTATCAATCAACTATGTCAAAAGTATTCAGTTTCTTCTGATACAGTTTCTCCAGATGTCGAGGAATTCATGAATCAATTAAAGAAACTGGACTTACTCTAA
- a CDS encoding ATP-binding cassette domain-containing protein — protein sequence MFKFSRRIRAYKCLYLFISLIYMPCTFLGEIYLQKFIDQKNLNYFMFGSLMALFFVTFMLKFLRSYVKNCLDNDGILEGQRLIFNQSLWHKTKENEGTLLYNLTEDTYKMMPWYTSGKSELTLEVLNVAFMIFLIMSINFYLTLIACFFLLISSWLANSCSIAFAKAENNRQKMKGFLNQYIVNTERNINTIRQLDKADYFEEQFEKVVEQNYTSTLKIAIVRKTVFITQLVFSGEVLPFMVLFLGVVLSFYGYASVGETIVIMDSMVKISNSIQSIGDDISQCHLSTDIYNRVQKTIHSDSLTEKGLQQEVPEFKNFDITISNRFCPSNEQSTLPPRELDIKFSRGEVVLIKGKSGTGKSTLAKIITRMISPNQINGHIRYNGQDFLQFDPDEYKKRVLMVEQNTVLFYGTVLENITMEWNAAPDEIDEVVVACGLSEFVAEHGLAYAIPYGGENLSSGERQRIGIARLLLRKPDVIILDEPTSALDHDLKEAVSKGIVDFAKKHKMTLVIICHGEEFDPYSSQIIQL from the coding sequence ATGTTCAAGTTTTCAAGAAGAATACGTGCATATAAATGCCTATATCTTTTTATATCTTTGATCTATATGCCGTGTACATTTTTGGGAGAAATATATCTGCAAAAGTTTATTGATCAGAAAAACTTGAATTATTTTATGTTCGGATCTTTGATGGCGTTGTTTTTTGTGACATTTATGCTTAAATTTTTAAGGTCATACGTCAAGAACTGTCTGGATAATGATGGTATTCTGGAAGGTCAAAGATTAATCTTTAATCAATCTTTGTGGCATAAAACAAAAGAGAACGAAGGAACATTGCTCTATAACCTGACAGAAGATACATATAAAATGATGCCATGGTATACTTCGGGAAAATCAGAGCTAACATTAGAAGTTTTGAATGTGGCATTTATGATTTTTCTGATAATGTCGATAAATTTCTATTTAACATTGATTGCCTGTTTCTTTTTATTGATTAGTTCTTGGCTTGCAAACAGCTGCAGCATAGCATTTGCAAAAGCAGAAAATAATCGGCAAAAAATGAAGGGCTTTCTGAACCAGTATATCGTAAACACAGAGAGAAACATTAACACAATTCGACAGCTGGACAAAGCAGATTATTTTGAGGAACAATTCGAAAAAGTTGTAGAGCAAAATTATACATCAACGTTAAAAATCGCGATCGTAAGAAAGACAGTTTTTATTACTCAGCTTGTTTTTTCTGGGGAAGTTCTTCCTTTTATGGTTTTGTTTTTAGGGGTCGTTTTATCCTTTTATGGATATGCGTCAGTTGGCGAAACAATTGTTATCATGGACTCCATGGTGAAGATTTCAAATTCCATCCAGTCGATCGGTGATGATATTTCTCAATGCCATCTGTCGACTGATATATACAACAGGGTACAGAAGACAATCCATTCGGACTCGCTTACAGAAAAAGGATTGCAACAAGAAGTTCCAGAATTCAAAAACTTTGACATTACAATATCCAATAGATTCTGCCCTTCCAATGAACAGTCTACGTTGCCACCACGTGAACTTGATATCAAATTTTCACGAGGCGAAGTGGTTTTAATAAAAGGAAAAAGCGGAACAGGAAAATCCACACTTGCAAAAATAATCACCCGAATGATTTCACCCAATCAGATCAACGGACATATTAGGTATAATGGGCAGGACTTTTTACAATTCGATCCGGATGAATATAAAAAACGCGTTCTGATGGTCGAGCAAAACACCGTGTTATTTTATGGAACTGTGTTAGAAAATATAACGATGGAATGGAATGCAGCTCCCGATGAAATAGATGAAGTGGTTGTGGCATGCGGTCTGTCGGAATTTGTTGCGGAACATGGGCTTGCGTATGCAATACCTTATGGTGGCGAAAACTTGAGCAGTGGTGAACGGCAAAGAATCGGGATTGCAAGGCTTCTGCTTCGTAAGCCAGATGTTATCATTCTTGATGAGCCAACCAGTGCACTCGACCACGACCTGAAAGAAGCCGTTTCAAAGGGGATCGTTGATTTTGCGAAGAAGCATAAAATGACCCTTGTGATTATTTGTCATGGGGAAGAGTTTGATCCGTATAGCTCTCAGATCATTCAACTGTAA
- a CDS encoding AAA family ATPase produces MYYTQEQIDRANQADLVSFLQSQGEQLTRAGNEYRWKRHDSLTVRGNKWYRHSQSKGGAPIDFVMEFFGKSFTEAVELLTGEKGAAPPPDRPSPASFSDFRLPPRSPDNRTARNYLTAARRIDEDVTGFFFASGDIYEEAAHHNAVFVGRDESGIPRYAHQRGTAGSFRLDVKGSDKSFNFCYRGEGERLFVFEAPIDLLSFLCLFKKDWQKQSYLALGGVGEKALLRFLSDRPNIKTVYLCLDSDNAGNDACSRLAELVPEGYTVHRLLPLYKDWNEVLQHRAEITDGKYLREAIYGLKEPPQEETVEIIRMSEVDTQTVEWLWEPYIPFGKVTIVQGNPGEGKTTFALRLAAACTTGGTLPGMKPLPPFQVIYQTAEDGLGDTVKPRLMEAEADLDRVLVIDEAKRELTLSDERIEKAITQNGARLIILDPIQAYMGEKTDMNRANEVRPMFRRLADVAERTGCAVILIGHLNKAAGGQSAYRGLGSIDFRAAARSVLLIGRVKREPNVRVIVHDKSSLAPEGKPVAFCLDPETGFSWIGEYDITADELLSGAGGNNATKTEQAERLILDLLADGKELASEDIVKAAAEAGISERTVQNAKRNMGGILGARRVGGQWYNFIKKKQPPEPAS; encoded by the coding sequence ATGTACTACACCCAAGAACAGATAGACCGCGCCAACCAAGCCGACCTTGTTTCTTTCCTGCAATCACAGGGAGAGCAGCTTACCCGCGCCGGAAATGAATACCGCTGGAAGCGGCACGACAGCCTGACCGTCCGGGGAAACAAATGGTACAGGCACAGCCAGAGTAAGGGCGGCGCACCCATTGATTTTGTCATGGAGTTTTTCGGCAAGAGCTTCACCGAAGCCGTTGAACTTCTCACAGGAGAAAAGGGAGCTGCACCGCCGCCGGACAGACCAAGCCCCGCGTCCTTTTCTGACTTCCGACTGCCGCCCCGCAGCCCCGACAACCGAACAGCGAGGAACTACCTCACAGCCGCCCGCCGCATTGATGAAGATGTGACGGGCTTTTTCTTTGCCAGCGGCGATATTTACGAGGAAGCCGCCCACCATAACGCCGTATTTGTCGGCAGAGATGAAAGCGGCATACCACGCTACGCCCACCAGCGCGGCACAGCCGGGAGCTTCCGGCTTGATGTGAAAGGCAGCGACAAATCCTTTAACTTCTGCTACCGGGGCGAGGGCGAAAGATTGTTTGTCTTTGAAGCCCCGATAGACCTCTTATCTTTCCTCTGCCTGTTCAAAAAGGATTGGCAAAAGCAAAGCTATCTGGCGTTGGGCGGCGTGGGCGAAAAAGCCCTTTTGCGTTTCCTTTCTGACCGTCCGAACATCAAGACCGTGTACCTCTGCCTTGACAGCGACAACGCCGGAAACGATGCTTGCAGCCGCCTTGCGGAGCTTGTGCCGGAGGGCTACACCGTCCACCGCCTTCTCCCGCTTTACAAGGACTGGAACGAGGTATTGCAGCACCGGGCAGAAATCACAGACGGGAAGTATTTGCGGGAAGCAATCTACGGCTTGAAAGAGCCGCCGCAGGAAGAAACCGTTGAGATTATCCGCATGAGCGAGGTTGACACACAGACCGTTGAATGGCTATGGGAGCCGTATATTCCCTTTGGGAAAGTAACCATTGTGCAGGGCAATCCCGGCGAGGGCAAGACCACTTTTGCCCTACGCCTTGCCGCCGCCTGCACCACTGGGGGAACGCTGCCGGGAATGAAGCCCTTGCCGCCATTCCAAGTAATTTACCAGACTGCCGAGGACGGGCTGGGCGATACCGTCAAGCCCCGCTTGATGGAAGCAGAAGCCGACCTTGACCGGGTGCTTGTGATTGATGAAGCCAAACGGGAGCTTACCCTGTCCGATGAGCGCATAGAAAAGGCAATCACACAGAACGGGGCGCGGCTGATTATCCTTGACCCCATACAGGCGTACATGGGCGAAAAAACCGACATGAACCGGGCAAACGAAGTGCGCCCCATGTTCCGCCGCCTTGCCGATGTTGCCGAGCGTACCGGGTGCGCCGTTATCCTTATCGGACACCTGAACAAAGCTGCCGGAGGGCAGAGCGCATACCGGGGCTTAGGTTCTATCGACTTCCGCGCCGCAGCAAGGAGCGTCCTGCTGATCGGGCGCGTGAAGCGAGAGCCGAATGTGCGCGTTATCGTCCATGACAAATCTTCCCTTGCGCCGGAAGGCAAGCCCGTTGCCTTTTGCCTTGACCCGGAAACGGGCTTTTCGTGGATAGGCGAATACGACATCACCGCTGACGAGCTGCTGTCCGGCGCGGGCGGCAACAACGCCACCAAAACCGAACAGGCTGAAAGGCTGATACTTGACCTGCTTGCAGACGGGAAAGAGCTTGCCAGTGAGGACATTGTAAAAGCCGCAGCCGAAGCCGGAATATCCGAAAGGACGGTACAGAACGCCAAGCGCAACATGGGCGGCATTTTAGGCGCAAGGCGTGTCGGCGGTCAATGGTACAACTTCATCAAGAAGAAGCAGCCACCCGAACCCGCAAGCTGA
- a CDS encoding ATP-binding cassette domain-containing protein produces the protein MKKLLNVYSSLKKDRSLFSLSFLIEFAWNLLLIELLDRLMAYSAQSDLCLFSKTSVLFCIGAVIFVLLVFSDQYFFRKLKGVGELKLQEYTYGCFLKNLSSVQCQKAGDLVSAVNRNTEVISQWMSTGVVNTILQTFLLLAYLLILLLHNAVVTMITVFIIIVIFLLSKLYAQKEAAYTAEKQTRYSEINSKLLDTLNNRNLIYALNNEAFFSNKLKTFHDQISQSVLVPLSRYTALRNAMLTFMINTLPVIVLVSTILLAKLGKATGSDAITMMLIAQKLNGPIILLTDLIADQKKASEMYAKSKSLYTEKADEHRGNLMQDFEEMRVEIHEFQYTDCSDKILVGLQFQFKRGDLVLIKAASGKGKTTLIELMSRLIPADGLCGSIKYNNQLISNFDLKDYHCRVLLVERTPALIDGTLYENLVLGDIFYPEWIEEIIHVCVLQDFIQGRDQSYQIQGDGSNISGGERQRIGLARMLLRRPEIILLDEVTSALDSKTKSVLVNRLLTFAQKYNMTIIAVSHDDSFDAHCTQLIHL, from the coding sequence ATGAAAAAATTGCTGAATGTGTATTCTTCGTTGAAAAAAGACAGAAGTTTATTTTCGCTCTCGTTTTTAATTGAATTTGCATGGAATCTGCTCCTGATTGAACTGCTGGATCGGTTGATGGCGTATTCCGCACAGTCTGATCTTTGTCTTTTTTCAAAAACTTCCGTTCTGTTTTGCATTGGTGCAGTCATTTTTGTTCTGCTTGTTTTTTCCGATCAATATTTTTTCCGAAAGCTGAAAGGGGTTGGCGAACTCAAATTACAAGAATATACCTATGGCTGCTTCCTGAAAAATCTTTCTTCTGTACAGTGCCAAAAAGCAGGAGATTTGGTGTCCGCAGTCAATCGGAATACGGAAGTCATTTCGCAATGGATGTCAACGGGTGTTGTGAACACCATTCTTCAAACATTTCTGCTGCTGGCATATCTTTTGATCCTACTTCTTCATAATGCAGTGGTTACGATGATTACCGTATTCATTATTATCGTGATTTTCTTACTCTCAAAGCTATATGCGCAAAAGGAAGCTGCATATACAGCCGAAAAGCAAACCAGATATTCTGAAATAAACTCGAAATTGCTAGACACCTTAAACAATCGAAATTTGATCTACGCATTAAACAATGAGGCTTTCTTCTCCAACAAGTTAAAAACATTCCATGACCAGATCAGCCAGTCTGTACTTGTTCCTTTAAGCCGGTATACCGCTTTGAGAAATGCAATGTTGACATTCATGATCAACACGTTGCCCGTTATTGTTCTTGTCTCAACGATTTTGCTTGCCAAGCTTGGAAAAGCAACTGGGAGCGATGCGATCACGATGATGCTTATCGCTCAAAAATTAAATGGTCCGATCATTTTGCTGACCGATTTGATTGCAGATCAAAAGAAAGCATCCGAAATGTATGCAAAATCAAAATCCCTGTATACAGAAAAAGCTGACGAGCATCGTGGAAATCTCATGCAGGATTTCGAGGAAATGCGTGTTGAGATTCACGAGTTCCAGTATACCGACTGTAGTGATAAAATTCTTGTTGGTCTGCAATTTCAGTTTAAGAGGGGAGATTTGGTGCTGATCAAAGCTGCCAGTGGTAAAGGAAAAACGACCTTAATCGAATTGATGTCCAGGTTGATTCCAGCGGACGGGCTGTGTGGCAGTATAAAGTATAACAATCAATTGATTTCTAATTTTGATTTGAAAGATTACCACTGCAGGGTGCTGTTAGTGGAGAGAACACCTGCGCTGATCGATGGAACCTTGTATGAAAACCTCGTATTGGGAGATATTTTTTATCCAGAATGGATTGAGGAAATAATTCATGTGTGCGTATTACAGGACTTCATTCAAGGAAGAGATCAATCCTACCAGATTCAAGGAGATGGGAGCAATATCAGCGGAGGTGAACGGCAGCGAATCGGTCTTGCCCGAATGTTATTGCGTCGACCGGAGATCATTCTTTTGGATGAAGTCACCAGTGCGCTCGATTCAAAGACAAAAAGCGTTTTGGTAAACCGATTGCTGACATTTGCTCAGAAATATAATATGACAATTATTGCGGTTTCCCATGATGACTCATTTGATGCGCACTGTACGCAATTGATTCATCTTTAA
- a CDS encoding sensor histidine kinase → MGTFLSLCYTAVDTICLILFLDVFEQRRFDGLKFHLHVLEYVLLSCWVPLILSIIVGHNQALKILIILLIDFIIAKRLYTEISTAILCFFVSLEYLLSYCLSFTVGMTCSVIFGMDSNTFQSSPICVIIYGIIAYSLQLFLALMFRKIMRPRRFGKNRHSLRISQIIMYGLFPSASFMVLIVLLYISTGRNVSEAILAFTCGLIIAANAAIIFLLERMEQAMEREQQLFSLGQQLEVQVRSMESASKLFSEQRKKVHDYRSHLNTLRVLLQNHEYEPAEVYLNSVSKQQTERLFLVNTHHSILDALFNTKASEAIQEGIEIDFRVNDLSMLPFEAADMVVLLSNLLDNAIEANRSYCGSKKIHVTALWKKSFLFSIRNTSNPVRIENNTIQTTKPDPQLHGFGLSNVKLILEKYNGDFTMDYEDNWFQFTGEISQ, encoded by the coding sequence ATGGGAACTTTCTTAAGTCTTTGTTATACCGCTGTTGATACAATATGTTTGATTTTATTTTTAGATGTTTTTGAGCAACGTCGCTTTGACGGATTAAAATTCCACCTCCATGTATTGGAATATGTACTTCTGAGTTGTTGGGTTCCTTTAATTCTTTCAATCATTGTTGGACACAATCAAGCACTAAAAATTTTAATCATTTTACTGATCGATTTCATAATCGCTAAAAGGTTATATACAGAAATCTCGACTGCTATACTCTGCTTCTTTGTTAGCCTTGAATATTTATTATCATACTGCTTATCTTTCACTGTTGGAATGACATGCAGTGTAATTTTTGGAATGGATTCTAATACATTTCAATCTTCACCTATCTGCGTAATTATTTATGGTATAATCGCTTATTCTTTACAGCTATTTTTAGCACTAATGTTCCGAAAAATCATGCGCCCCAGAAGGTTTGGGAAAAATCGACATTCTCTCCGAATATCACAAATAATTATGTACGGGTTATTTCCAAGTGCTTCGTTTATGGTATTGATTGTTCTACTCTATATATCCACCGGAAGAAATGTATCAGAAGCTATACTAGCATTTACTTGTGGATTGATTATTGCTGCAAATGCAGCAATAATCTTTCTTCTAGAACGTATGGAGCAGGCTATGGAACGAGAGCAACAGCTATTTTCATTGGGACAGCAACTTGAGGTTCAAGTACGGAGCATGGAATCTGCCAGCAAACTTTTCTCGGAACAACGCAAAAAAGTACATGATTATCGCTCACATCTCAACACTCTTCGTGTGCTTTTGCAGAACCATGAATACGAGCCAGCAGAAGTCTATTTGAACTCAGTATCCAAGCAACAAACCGAACGACTTTTTTTGGTAAATACTCATCATTCGATTTTGGATGCATTATTTAATACGAAAGCGTCAGAGGCAATTCAAGAGGGGATTGAAATTGATTTCAGAGTAAACGATTTATCAATGTTGCCATTTGAAGCAGCTGATATGGTTGTACTGCTTTCAAATTTGCTAGATAATGCAATTGAAGCCAATCGATCATACTGTGGAAGTAAGAAGATTCATGTAACAGCATTATGGAAAAAAAGCTTTTTATTTTCTATTCGAAACACCTCAAATCCTGTCAGAATTGAAAACAACACTATTCAAACGACCAAACCTGACCCCCAACTTCATGGTTTTGGACTTTCCAATGTGAAGCTTATCCTTGAAAAATATAATGGTGATTTCACTATGGATTATGAGGACAACTGGTTTCAATTTACTGGAGAAATTTCACAATAA